A portion of the Symphalangus syndactylus isolate Jambi chromosome 13, NHGRI_mSymSyn1-v2.1_pri, whole genome shotgun sequence genome contains these proteins:
- the FARSA gene encoding phenylalanine--tRNA ligase alpha subunit codes for MAVHTPGSGSGGSDPGLDKLSTLEAAMADGPVAELLLRRLEASDGGLDSAELAAELGMEHQAVVGAVKSLQALGEVIEAELRSTKRWELTAEGEEIAREGSHEARVFRSIPPEGLAQSELMRLPSGKVGFSKAMSNKWIRVDKSAADGPRVFRVVDSMEDEVQRRLQLVRGGQAEKLGEKERSELRKRKLLAEVTLKTYWVSKGSAFSTSISKQETELSPEMISSGSWRDRPFKPYNFLAHGVLPDSGHLHPLLKVRSQFRQIFLEMGFTEMPTDNFIESSFWNFDALFQPQQHPARDQHDTFFLRDPAEALQLPMDYVQRVKRTHSQGGYGSQGYKYNWKLDEARKNLLRTHTTSASARALYRLAQKRPFTPVKYFSIDRVFRNETLDATHLAEFHQIEGVVADHGLTLGHLMGILREFFTKLGITQLRFKPAYNPYTEPSMEVFSYHQGLKKWVEVGNSGVFRPEMLLPMGLPENVSVIAWGLSLERPTMIKYGINNIRELVGHKVNLQMVYDSPLCRLDADLRPPPTQEAA; via the exons ATGGCGGTACACACGCCGGGTTCCGGTTCCGGTGGCTCAGACCCCGGCCTGGACAAGCTGAGCACACTAGAAGCAGCCATGGCGGATGGTCCAGTGGCGGAACTACTGCTCCGGCGGCTGGAGGCGTCTGACGGCGGCCTGGACAGCGCCGAGCTGGCGGCTGAGCTGGGCATGGAGCACCAGGCGGTGGTGGGCGCCGTGAAGAGCCTTCAGGCGCTGGGCGAG GTCATCGAGGCTGAACTTCGGTCCACCAAGCGCTGGGAGCTTACTGCGGAGGGCGAGGAGATTGCCCGGGAGGGCAGCCATGAGGCTCGTGTGTTTCGAAGCATTCCCCCAGAGGGCCTGGCCCAGAGCGAGCTTATG CGACTGCCCAGTGGCAAAGTGGGCTTCAGCAAGGCCATGTCCAACAAGTGGATCCGGGTGGACAAGAGTGCGGCCGATGGGCCCCGAGTGTTCCGAGTG GTGGACAGCATGGAGGACGAGGTGCAGCGGCGGCTCCAGCTCGTCCGAGGGGGACAGGCTGAGAAGCtgggggagaaggagaggagTGAGCTGAGGAAGAGGAAGCTGTTGGCTGAAGT GACCCTGAAGACCTACTGGGTGAGCAAAGGCAGTGCCTTTAGCACCAGCATCTCCAAGCAAGAGACAGAGCTGAGCCCAGAGATGATCTCCAG TGGCTCTTGGCGGGACCGGCCCTTCAAGCCCTACAACTTCTTGGCCCACGGTGTCCTCCCCGACAGCGGCCACCTTCACCCGCTGCTCAAGGTCCGCTCCCAGTTCCGACAGATCTTCCTGGAGATGGG GTTCACCGAGATGCCGACCGATAACTTCATTGAGAGCTCCTTCTGGAACTTCGATGCCCTCTTCCAGCCCCAGCAGCACCCAGCCCGTGACCAGCATGACACCTTCTTCCTTCGAG ATCCAGCCGAGGCCCTGCAGCTTCCAATGGACTACGTCCAGCGGGTCAAGCGGACCCACTCTCAGGGTGGCTATGGCTCACAGGG GTACAAGTATAACTGGAAGCTGGACGAGGCCCGGAAAAACCTACTGCGAACCCACACCACATCAGCCAGCGCCCGTGCACTCTACCGCCTTGCCCAGAAG AGGCCCTTCACGCCGGTCAAGTACTTCTCCATCGACCGCGTATTCCGGAATGAGACCCTGGACGCCACACATCTGGCTGAGTTCCACCAGATcgagggcgtggtggcggatcaCGGCCTCACCCTGGGCCACCTCATGGGCATTCTGCGGGAGTTCTTCACCAAGCTGG GTATCACGCAACTCCGCTTCAAGCCAGCCTACAACCCATACACAGAGCCCAGCATGGAGGTGTTCAGCTACCACCAAG GCCTGAAGAAGTGGGTGGAGGTTGGAAACTCGGGGGTCTTCCGTCCAGAGATGCTGCTGCCCATGGGGCTTCCCGAGAACGTGTCGGTCATTGCCTGGGGCCTCTCCCTGGAGCG CCCAACGATGATCAAATATGGCATCAACAATATCCGGGAGCTGGTGGGCCACAAGGTGAACCTGCAGATGGTGTATGACAGTCCCCTGTGCCGCCTGGATGCCGACCTGAGGCCCCCTCCCACACAGGAGGCTGCGTGA
- the LOC129459685 gene encoding large ribosomal subunit protein mL53-like, which produces MAAALARLGLWPVKEVRVQFCRFEKNMEPTRTFLQAVSSEKVRSTNLNCSVIADVRHDSSEPCMDVLFGDGHRLIMRGAHLTALEMLTAFASHIRARDAAGSGDKPGADTGR; this is translated from the coding sequence ATGGCAGCTGCGTTGGCTCGGCTTGGTCTGTGGCCTGTCAAAGAGGTTCGGGTTCAATTCTGTCGGTTCGAGAAAAACATGGAACCGACGAGGACCTTCCTCCAGGCGGTGAGCAGTGAGAAGGTCCGCTCCACTAATCTCAACTGCTCAGTGATTGCGGACGTGAGGCATGACAGCTCCGAGCCCTGCATGGACGTGCTGTTTGGAGACGGGCATCGCCTGATTATGCGCGGCGCTCATCTCACCGCTCTGGAAATGCTCACCGCCTTCGCCTCCCACATCCGGGCCAGGGATGCGGCGGGCAGCGGGGACAAGCCGGGCGCTGATACTGGTCGCTGA
- the SYCE2 gene encoding synaptonemal complex central element protein 2 isoform X1 translates to MERQGVDVPHVKCKDQEPQPLGESKEHLRWEENCEEEAGGGPASASCQLTVLEGKSGLYFSSLDSSIDILQKRAQELIENINESRQKDHALMTNFRNSLKTKVSDLTEKLEERIYQIYNDHNKIIQEKLQEFTQKMAKISHLETELKQVCHSVETVYKDLCLQPESLRLRRGPDHSRGKSPPRPSDSQPPDAFVSSVAETTSQATASEEQTHRDGEC, encoded by the exons ATGGAGCGACAGGGA GTGGACGTGCCCCATGTGAAATGCAAAGACCAGGAGCCGCAGCCCTTGGGGGAGAGCAAGGAGCATCTGCGGTGGGAAGAGAACTGCGAGGAGGAAGCTGGTGGAGGGCCAGCTAG TGCCAGTTGCCAGCTGACAGTCCTGGAAGGGAAGTCGGGACTCTACTTCTCCTCTCTGGACTCAAGCATTGACATCCTGCAGAAGAGAGCCCAGGAGCTGATCGAAAACATCAACGAGAGCCGACAAAAGGACCACGCACTCATGACCAACTTCAGGAACAGCCTGAAGACCAAG GTTTCGGATCTGACAGAGAAATTAGAGGAGAGGATCTATCAGATTTATAATGACCACAACAAGATCATCCAGGAAAAGCTCCAAGAGTTCACCCAGAAAATGGCAAAGATCAGCCATTTGGAGACAGAGCTCAAACAAGTCTGCCACAGCGTGGAGACTGTGTACAAAGACCTGTGTCTCCAGCCTGAG AGCCTAAGACTCAGACGGGGGCCAGACCACTCTAGGGGAAAGTCCCCACCACGTCCCAGCGACTCACAGCCCCCAGACGCGTTCGTTTCTTCTGTGGCTGAAACTACTTCTCAG GCCACTGCTTCAGAAGAACAGACCCACAGAGATGGTGAATGCTGA
- the LOC129459248 gene encoding large ribosomal subunit protein uL13-like, which translates to MAEVQVLVLDGRGHLLGRLAAIVAKQVLLGRKVVVVRCEGINISGNFYRNKLKYLAFLRKRMNTNPTRGPYHFRASSRIFWQTVRGMLPHKTKRGQAALDRLKVFDGIPPPYDKKKQMVVPAALKVVRLKPTRKFAYLRRVAHEVGWKYQAVTATLEEKRKEKAKIHYRKKKQLMRLRKQAEKNVEKKIDKYTEVLKTHGLLV; encoded by the coding sequence ATGGCGGAGGTGCAGGTCCTGGTGCTTGATGGTCGAGGCCATCTCCTGGGCCGCCTGGCGGCCATCGTGGCTAAACAGGTACTGCTGGGCCGGAAGGTGGTGGTCGTACGCTGCGAAGGCATCAACATTTctggcaatttctacagaaacaagttGAAGTACCTGGCTTTCCTCCGCAAGCGGATGAACACCAACCCTACCCGAGGCCCCTACCACTTCCGGGCCTCCAGCCGCATCTTCTGGCAGACCGTGCGAGGTATGCTGCCCCACAAGACCAAGCGAGGCCAGGCCGCTCTGGACCGCCTCAAGGTGTTTGACGGCATCCCACCGCCCTACGACAAGAAAAAGCAGATGGTGGTTCCTGCTGCCCTCAAGGTTGTGCGTCTGAAGCCTACAAGAAAGTTTGCCTATCTGAGGCGCGTGGCTCATGAGGTTGGCTGGAAGTACCAGGCAGTGACAGCCAccctggaggagaagaggaaagagaaagccaAGATCCACTACCGGAAGAAGAAACAGCTCATGAGGCTACGGAAACAGGCCGAGAAGAACGTGGAGaagaaaattgacaaatacaCAGAGGTCCTCAAGACCCACGGACTCCTGGTCTGA
- the LOC129459682 gene encoding LOW QUALITY PROTEIN: small ribosomal subunit protein eS6-like (The sequence of the model RefSeq protein was modified relative to this genomic sequence to represent the inferred CDS: substituted 3 bases at 3 genomic stop codons): MKLNISFPATGCQKLIEVDDERKLCTFYEKHMATEVAAGALGEEWKGYVVRISGGNNKQGFPLKQGVLTHGRVHLLLSKGHSCYRPRRTGERKRKSVRGCIVDAILSVLNSDCXEQXLRLLXKKKKKKKGEKDIPGLTDTMVLRRLGPNRTSRIRKLFNLSKEDDVCQYVVRKPLNKEGKKPRTKALKIQHLVTPHVLQHKQRRIALKKQHIKKNKEEAAEYAKLLAKRMKEAKEKHQGQIVKRHRLSSLQASTSKSESSQK, encoded by the coding sequence ATGAAGCTGAACATCTCCTTCCCAGCCACTGGCTGCCAGAAACTCATTGAAGTGGACGATGAACGCAAACTTTGTACTTTTTATGAGAAGCATATGGCCACAGAAGTTGCTGCTGGCGCTCTGGGTGAAGAATGGAAGGGTTACGTGGTCCGAATCAGCGGTGGGAACAACAAACAAGGTTTCCCCTTGAAACAGGGTGTCTTGACCCATGGCCGTGTCCACCTGCTACTGAGTAAGGGGCATTCCTGTTACAGACCAAGGagaactggagaaagaaagagaaaatcagttCGTGGTTGCATTGTGGATGCCATTCTGAGTGTTCTCAACTCAGATTGTTGAGAACAATAACTCaggttattgtaaaaaaaaaaaaaaaaaaaaaaaggagagaaggataTTCCTGGACTGACTGATACTATGGTGCTTCGTCGCCTGGGGCCCAATAGAACTAGCAGAATCCGTAAACTTTTCAATCTCTCTAAAGAAGATGATGTCTGCCAGTATGTCGTAAGAAAGCCCTTAAACAAAGAAGGTAAGAAACCTAGGACCAAAGCACTCAAGATTCAGCATCTTGTTACTCCACATGTCCTGCAGCACAAACAGCGGCGTATTGCTCTGAAGAAGCagcatattaagaaaaataaggaagaggCTGCAGAATATGCTAAACTTTTGGCCAAGAGAATGAAGGAGGCTAAGGAGAAGCACCAGGGACAAATCGTGAAGAGACACAGACTGTCCTCTCTGCAAGCTTCTACTTCTAAGTCTGAATCCAGTCAGAAATAA
- the SYCE2 gene encoding synaptonemal complex central element protein 2 isoform X2, whose protein sequence is MERQGVDVPHVKCKDQEPQPLGESKEHLRWEENCEEEAGGGPASASCQLTVLEGKSGLYFSSLDSSIDILQKRAQELIENINESRQKDHALMTNFRNSLKTKVSDLTEKLEERIYQIYNDHNKIIQEKLQEFTQKMAKISHLETELKQVCHSVETVYKDLCLQPEATASEEQTHRDGEC, encoded by the exons ATGGAGCGACAGGGA GTGGACGTGCCCCATGTGAAATGCAAAGACCAGGAGCCGCAGCCCTTGGGGGAGAGCAAGGAGCATCTGCGGTGGGAAGAGAACTGCGAGGAGGAAGCTGGTGGAGGGCCAGCTAG TGCCAGTTGCCAGCTGACAGTCCTGGAAGGGAAGTCGGGACTCTACTTCTCCTCTCTGGACTCAAGCATTGACATCCTGCAGAAGAGAGCCCAGGAGCTGATCGAAAACATCAACGAGAGCCGACAAAAGGACCACGCACTCATGACCAACTTCAGGAACAGCCTGAAGACCAAG GTTTCGGATCTGACAGAGAAATTAGAGGAGAGGATCTATCAGATTTATAATGACCACAACAAGATCATCCAGGAAAAGCTCCAAGAGTTCACCCAGAAAATGGCAAAGATCAGCCATTTGGAGACAGAGCTCAAACAAGTCTGCCACAGCGTGGAGACTGTGTACAAAGACCTGTGTCTCCAGCCTGAG GCCACTGCTTCAGAAGAACAGACCCACAGAGATGGTGAATGCTGA